DNA from Flavobacterium aestivum:
ACTTTCGGTTTTCCAGAACCGAAGATGGGATAGTGATTTTAAAACCGTGCAAAAAGTTATTTCCGATAAAGTGCTGGGGGAATTGGTGGAGGCGGAGTTTCATTTTGATCGCTACAACCCGCTATTGAGTGCAAAAGGACATAAAGAAACCGCTAATTCCGGCGCTGGAATTCTAAAGGATTTAGGACCGCATTTAATAGATCAGGCGTTGTATTTATTTGGGATGCCTATAGCAGTTTTTGCTGATATTCGGGTGACTCGTGAACATTCTTTAGTAGACGATTGGATTGATGTTTTGCTTTATTATCATGATTTTCGAGTGAGACTGAAAGCTGGATTTTTTGTTAGAGAAGCTAATCCTGCGTATGTTATTCACGGAAAAAAAGGCTCTTTTTTGAAATCTCGTGGAGATGTACAAGAAGATGAGTTGAAACTAGGAAAGAAACCAAATCTTACTACTTGGGGGAAAGAAGCTCCCGGTTATGAAGGATTGTTACATACGGTCATTGATGATAAAGAGATTAAAGAGAAAATCTCAACATTACAGGGTAATTATTATGATTTTTTCGAAGGAGTTTATCAATCAATTAGTAAAGATGTAAAAGAGCCAGTTACGGCTAATGAAGGATTACAGGTGATGCAAATCATTGAAGCTGCCATAGAAAGCAATATTGAAGGGAAAGTTATTGTAGTATTATTGTAATAAAATGATGTTTCTAGCTCTCAATAGCTGGTTTTGCAGGTTGGGAAAGTGACCAATTAAGCGATAGCTAAGTTGGTCCCTTTTTCTAATGGTGGAATCTCAAAATAAATCTTATTCTGATGTTATTATCATATACTTTTTAACAATAACGTTGTAGTTCTTAGTTAATTTGTTGATTTTGCGTATGCTTTTTTTCTTTTTGTACTTTTGAAAAAATAACCCCCTAAAAGAATCGTTTTGATAGATTTAAATTTTATTGGAAGGTCACGTACAAAAGCAAAATACAAGAGAACTTATAAAGTCATAAAAGCATCTTACTTATCCAGAATTCGTTGGGCAGTATCGATGTTTTATTTTGGGATGGGTTTGAGTTTTGCGACTTGGGCCAGTAGAATTCCGGATATTAAAACAGCTTTGCATTTGAGTGACGGGAGCTTGGGTACTGTATTGTTCGCTCTTCCGCTTGGACAACTTATAATCATGCCTTTTTCGGGCAAATTAGTTACCCGTTTTGGTAGTCACCGAGTTTTGATTTTCGCCTTGTTATTATATATTTTTAGTTTAACCAATTTAGGATTGGCTCAAGAAACCTGGCAATTATCTCTTGGGTTGTTCTTGTTCGGAATATTTGGAAACTTATCTAATATTGCCGTAAACACTCAAGGCGTTTATACCGAAGTTCTTTATAAAAAAACTATCATGTCATCTTTTCACGGAATGTGGAGTTTGGCGGGATTTACAGGCGCTTTGGTTGGTTTAGGAATGCTGGCTTTAAAATTGACGCCTTATGAACATTTCTTAATAGTTGCAATAATCGTATTGTTGTTAATAGGTTTTAATTATAAATTTCTGATCAAAGCTAAAGAAACCTTAAAAACTGAAAAGAAAAAATTATTCTCAAAACCTGATAGTGCTTTAATCTGGCTAGGAATAATTGGTTTTTGTTGCATGGCGAGTGAAGGTGTGATGTTTGATTGGAGTGGTGTTTATTTTAAAGATATTATTAAAGTTCCCGGAGCATTGGTCATTTTGGGGTATACTTCGTTTATGATTTCAATGGCAAGCGGGAGATTTTTTGGAGACCATTTAATCCATAGACATGGAAAGAAATTGGTTCTGAAAATTGGTGGTCTTATGATTTCTATCGGGCTTTTTACAGCAGTCTTTTTTCCTTTTATAATTCCATCAACACTAGCCTTTATGTTGGTTGGTTTTGGGGTGTCTACTATTGTTCCTACAGTTTATAGCGTTGCGGGTAAAAATAAAACAGTTCCTCCTGGAGAAGCTTTGACAATTGTTTCAAGTGTGAGTTTTCTAGGTTTTTTGATGGGACCGCCAATAATAGGATACATTGCTGAGATTTCAAATTTGCGATTCTCTTTTGCTTTTATCGGAATCTTTGGGTTTCTAATAGCCTTTATGGTTACCCGAATTAAGGCCATTGATTAAACTCATAATTATAAACTATTTCTTTCTATTTTGTTATAAATAAGAAAAGGAGTACTTTTTATTTATTATTTAATAGTTTTTTTTCTAAGTTCGCGACAAGAATTTCTACTGGATATTATTTGATAGAAATTTAAAATTCCACGTCTGATTTAGCGTCTTCGTGACACTTTTTCCCAAAACTTTTTTATCCTTTTTAGAACGTATCTAATTTTTGAATCTGTTGTATGCAGTGTTTTTGCATAAAACGGATCCAATAAGTTTAAGAATACTATATGGATAAATTTTTGTTAGGAATGCTCTCTTTATTGAATATGACTTTTGTATTAGCTCAGAAGCCAACAGGAATTAAGGGAAAAATTATTGATTCTAAAACCCAAAAACCTTTAGGGAATGTAGTAGTAACTATTGAAAATACACAGCTTATGCAACTTACAACTAGCGATGGTATTTTTAGTTTTTATACAGTTATTCCAGGAAATCAATTGTTGCTTTTGCATAGTCAAGGATTCAAAGATGCATTGTTTCCTATTGTGATTATTAAAGAGCAAATGCTTGATTTGGGTGTGATTCCATTGGAGGATAATCAAACTTCAGAGGAACAAACAGGGATAATCACACTTCTTGAAAGTGATTTAAGTGATGATAATAGTGGCTCCGAAAGTACCTCGGGACTTTTGCAATCTTCAAGAGACGCTTTTCAGCAAGCGGCAGCTTTTAACTGGGGACAAGCTCGGTTTAGGATTCGGGGGTTAGATAGCCAATATGCAACTACGATGATCAATGGCGTAACGATGAACAAACTGTTTGACGGGAGACCACAATGGGGAGATTGGGGCGGATTGAATAATGCAATTCGGAATCAAGAATTTACAGTAGGTTCTTTTCCTTCTGATTATGCTTTTGGAGGTATTTTGGGTACACAAGAAATCAATACTCGTGCTTCTATTTATAGACCTGGAACGATTTTATCTTTTTCGGGTACTAATACCAATTATTCCTGGAGAATGATGGGAACGTATGCATCCGGAATGAGTAACAAAGGTTGGGCTTTTGTGGTTTCAGCAGGAACTCGTTGGGCTGAGGAAGGATATTTTGAAGGTACAAATTATAATGCCATCGCGGGTTTTATCAGTGTTGAAAAAAGAATAAACGATCGCAATTCCCTTAATTTTTCTGGATTTTATACACCAAATTCACGAGCCAAGAATTCGCCAAATACTGCTGAAGTCACTGAATTAACAAGTGAAAAATACAATTCGTATTGGGGTTGGCAAGACGGAAAAAAGCGAAATGCCAGAATAAAAACCATTGAGGAGCCGATCTTGATGCTGAATCATTTTTATACAATTAATGAATCTACAACGCTGAATTCAAGTTTAACGTACCAATTTGGTAAAATCACTAACAGCAATATTGATTATCAAAATGGTAATAGCCCCGATCCAACCTATTACAAAAAAATGCCAAGCTATTACACTTCAATGTATGCAGCAGATAATGGTGAGTTTTCGGGAGAATACACACCTGATTATGTGAATGCTGAGAAAAGTAAAGAGCTGTTTCTAACCAATAATCAAATCGATTGGAATGCTTTGTATTATGCCAATCAATCTCCAATTTTGGATGCTAACGGAAAAATAACAGGATATACCCCTGCCAAAAGTAATTATGTTTTGTATGAGGATAGAACTGATGACCAAACGATAACGGCCAATTCAGTTTTTAACACCCAATTGAGTGACAATCTTTTCTTGACAGCTGGAGGTTTTTATAGTCACTTAAAATCGCATAATTATCAACAATTAACGGATCTGTTAGGAGGTTTATATTTTGATGATATAGATGTTTTTTACAATGGGAATCAAGCACAATCGGATTTGAATCATCCCGATAGGCAAGTTGTGGAGGGAGATACTTATGGCTACAACTTTAATTATATAGCGAATACTTTAAACCTTTTTACCGACTTTAAATTTACGTATGATAAAGTTGATTTTTATCTGGCACAAAATTTTATAAGCACAAATTATCAGAGAGAAGGTTTGTATCAAAACGGAATTTATCCAACCAATTCTTTTGGGAAAAGTGAGAAAGTGCAATTCGAAAATTTTGGTTTCAAAGGAGGAATTCTTTTCAAAATTTCGGGTAAACAACAATTGAATTTTAATGGTGCTTATCTTTCCAATGCGCCAACAATACGGAATACGTTTCCTAATTCTCGCTTGAATAACTCGGTTGTTGTGGGTTTAGAAAATGAAAATATAAGCAGCTTGGATGCGAGTTATTTTTTTAGAACTCCAAAATGGCAAACCCGTCTTACTCTTTTTTATGCCAAAATAAAAAACATAACACAAACGTCTTTCTTTTATGCCGAGGGAATTTTTGATGATGGAGCAGGATATGCCAATACCGATGCTTTTGTAAGTCAGACATTGACAAATTTGGATAAGGAAAATTTAGGAGCGGAATTTAGTTTTCAATACCAATTAAGCCCAACGCTAATGACTAATTTTTCAGCAGCTTATGGTCAGTTTACATTTGATAGCAACCCAAATGTTACTATAACCAATGATGCTCAGGCTACTATAGAAAATCCCAACCCTGTATTTGATTTTGGAACTTCATCATTAAAAAATTATCATCAAGCGGGAATGCCACAACAGGCATATGCTTTAGGAATTGAATATAGGGACCCTAAATATTGGTGGGTTGGAGGCAATATCAATTATCTGGCCAATAGTTTTATAGATGTTTCTCCTATTTCCAGAACTGCTACTTTCTATAAGAATCCAGCAAGCGGTTTTAATTTTCCGGAAGCTTCAGAGGAAAGAGCCAGAGAATTATTAAAGCAGGAAGAATTTGATCCGACCTTTTTATTAAACATTTCTGGAGGAAAATCATGGAGAATAAAGGGGAAAAACATTGGACTTTTTGCAACTATAAATAATGTTTTGGACCTCACTTATAAAACAGGCGGATACGAACAAGCCAGAAACGCCAATTTTAGACAGCTCAATCAAGATGTCT
Protein-coding regions in this window:
- a CDS encoding Gfo/Idh/MocA family oxidoreductase codes for the protein MQKIKTALLSYGMSGKVFHAPFIEFHDGFELVGSWERSKKLIQQDYPNAKSYETLEELLQDDIDLVIVNTPVETHFEYAKKVLLAGKHVVVEKAFTTTAAEAQELDNLAKEKGLKLSVFQNRRWDSDFKTVQKVISDKVLGELVEAEFHFDRYNPLLSAKGHKETANSGAGILKDLGPHLIDQALYLFGMPIAVFADIRVTREHSLVDDWIDVLLYYHDFRVRLKAGFFVREANPAYVIHGKKGSFLKSRGDVQEDELKLGKKPNLTTWGKEAPGYEGLLHTVIDDKEIKEKISTLQGNYYDFFEGVYQSISKDVKEPVTANEGLQVMQIIEAAIESNIEGKVIVVLL
- a CDS encoding MFS transporter, translated to MIDLNFIGRSRTKAKYKRTYKVIKASYLSRIRWAVSMFYFGMGLSFATWASRIPDIKTALHLSDGSLGTVLFALPLGQLIIMPFSGKLVTRFGSHRVLIFALLLYIFSLTNLGLAQETWQLSLGLFLFGIFGNLSNIAVNTQGVYTEVLYKKTIMSSFHGMWSLAGFTGALVGLGMLALKLTPYEHFLIVAIIVLLLIGFNYKFLIKAKETLKTEKKKLFSKPDSALIWLGIIGFCCMASEGVMFDWSGVYFKDIIKVPGALVILGYTSFMISMASGRFFGDHLIHRHGKKLVLKIGGLMISIGLFTAVFFPFIIPSTLAFMLVGFGVSTIVPTVYSVAGKNKTVPPGEALTIVSSVSFLGFLMGPPIIGYIAEISNLRFSFAFIGIFGFLIAFMVTRIKAID
- a CDS encoding carboxypeptidase-like regulatory domain-containing protein; translated protein: MDKFLLGMLSLLNMTFVLAQKPTGIKGKIIDSKTQKPLGNVVVTIENTQLMQLTTSDGIFSFYTVIPGNQLLLLHSQGFKDALFPIVIIKEQMLDLGVIPLEDNQTSEEQTGIITLLESDLSDDNSGSESTSGLLQSSRDAFQQAAAFNWGQARFRIRGLDSQYATTMINGVTMNKLFDGRPQWGDWGGLNNAIRNQEFTVGSFPSDYAFGGILGTQEINTRASIYRPGTILSFSGTNTNYSWRMMGTYASGMSNKGWAFVVSAGTRWAEEGYFEGTNYNAIAGFISVEKRINDRNSLNFSGFYTPNSRAKNSPNTAEVTELTSEKYNSYWGWQDGKKRNARIKTIEEPILMLNHFYTINESTTLNSSLTYQFGKITNSNIDYQNGNSPDPTYYKKMPSYYTSMYAADNGEFSGEYTPDYVNAEKSKELFLTNNQIDWNALYYANQSPILDANGKITGYTPAKSNYVLYEDRTDDQTITANSVFNTQLSDNLFLTAGGFYSHLKSHNYQQLTDLLGGLYFDDIDVFYNGNQAQSDLNHPDRQVVEGDTYGYNFNYIANTLNLFTDFKFTYDKVDFYLAQNFISTNYQREGLYQNGIYPTNSFGKSEKVQFENFGFKGGILFKISGKQQLNFNGAYLSNAPTIRNTFPNSRLNNSVVVGLENENISSLDASYFFRTPKWQTRLTLFYAKIKNITQTSFFYAEGIFDDGAGYANTDAFVSQTLTNLDKENLGAEFSFQYQLSPTLMTNFSAAYGQFTFDSNPNVTITNDAQATIENPNPVFDFGTSSLKNYHQAGMPQQAYALGIEYRDPKYWWVGGNINYLANSFIDVSPISRTATFYKNPASGFNFPEASEERARELLKQEEFDPTFLLNISGGKSWRIKGKNIGLFATINNVLDLTYKTGGYEQARNANFRQLNQDVSSGTPNFGNKYFYGYGRTYFVNLYINL